The Streptomyces sp. JB150 genomic interval GGACGAGCCGACCTCCGCCGTCGACTCCCACACCGAGGCCCGTATCGCGGAAGGGCTGCGCATGCTGCGAGACGGCCGCACCACGGTCGTCTTCACCTCCTCCCCGCTGCTGCTGGACCGCGCGGACCGGGTGGTGCTGATCCACGAGGGCGCGGTCGCGGCCGTCGGGCCGCACCGGGAGCTGGTGCGCGACGAGCCGCGGTACCGCGCGGTGGTGACCCGCGAGACCGAGGACGAGGCGGCTGGGTCCGCCGGTGCCCCGGCCACCGAGTCCGCCGGCGGGCTCCACGAACTCGGTGGGCTGGGTGGACTCGGCGAACTGAACGAACTGGAAGAGCTGGAAGAGATCGAGGAGACCGCATGATCGGCGTGGCGCCACCGGAGTACGACCCGGCGGCCCCGACCACGGCGAGCACCCTGCCCGTCGGCGCCCCGGCGACCGTACGCGCCTACGTGGCCGAGCTGTTCCGCCGGCACCGCCGTGCCTTCCTGCTCCTCATCGGCGTGAACACCGTCGCGGTGGTCGCCTCCATGGCGGGCCCCTACCTGCTGGGCGGGCTCGTCGAGCGGGTGTCGGACGGCGAGCGGGAGCTGCGTCTGGGCCTCACGGCGACGCTGTTCGTCGTGGTGCTGGTCGTCCAGGCGGGGTTCGTCCACCAGGTGCGGCTGCGCGGGGCGATGCTCGGCGAGCGGATGCTGGCCGATCTGCGCGAGGACTTCCTCGTCCGCTCGGTCGGGCTGCCGCCGGGCGTGCTGGAGCGCGCCGGCACCGGCGATCTGCTCTCCCGGATCACCACCGACATCGACCGGCTGGCCAACGCGATGCGTGAGGCCGTGCCCCAGCTGGCGATCGGCGTCGTGTGGGTGGGGCTGCTGCTGGGCGGCCTCGTGGTGACGGCGCCACCGCTGGCCGCCGCGGTGCTGCTCGCCCTGCCGTTGCTGGTGGCCGGCTGCCGCTGGTACTTCCGCCGGGCGCCCTCCGCCTACCGGTCCGAGTCCGCCGGATACGCCGCCGTGGCCGCCGCGCTCGCCGAGACGGTGGACGCCGGGCACACCATCGAGGCCCACCGGCTGCGCCGCCGGCGGGTGGAACTGTCGGAGCGGCGGATCCGGGAATGGACCGCCTGGGAGCGGTACACCCTCTGGCTGCGGTCGGTGCTCTTCCCGGTCATCAACCTCACCCATGTGACGGTCCTCGGATCGGTGCTCATGATCGGCGGGGTGTTCGTGCTCCAGGGATGGCTCGACGTCGGGCAGCTCACCACGGGCGCGCTGATCGCCCAGATGCTGGTCGACCCGGTGGGGCTGATCCTGCGCTGGTACGACGAGCTCCAGATCGCCCAGGTGTCGCTGGCGCGGCTCGTCGGGGTGCGGGACATCGAGCCGGACGCCGGGGACGCCTCGGTCCTGCCGGACGGCCGTGACGTGCACGCCGACCGGGTGCGCTTCGGCTACCTCCAGGGCGTGGACGTGCTGCGCGAGGTGTCCCTGAAGGTGGCGCCGGGCACCCGGCTGGCGCTCGTCGGCCCCTCCGGCGCGGGCAAGTCCACGCTGGGCCGGCTGCTCGCCGGGATCTACGCGCCCCGGGACGGCCGGATCACCCTCGGCGGTGCGGAACTGTCCCGGATGCCGGCCGAGCGCGTCCGCTCCCACGTGGCTCTCGTCAACCAGGAGCACCACGTCTTCGTGGGCTCCCTGCGCGACAACCTGCTGCTCGCCCGGACCGACGCGACGGACGCCGAGCTGTGGGCGGCGCTCGGCGCGGTCGACGCGGACGGGTGGGCGCGGGCCCTGGACGACGGCCTGGACACCGAGGTCGGCTCTGGCGGGCTCGCGCTGACCCCGGCGCAGGCCCAGCAGATCGCCCTGGCCCGGCTGGTCCTCGCCGACCCGCACACGCTCGTGCTGGACGAGGCCACGTCCCTGCTCGACCCGCGCGCCGCCCGCCACCTGGAACGCTCCCTCGCGCGCGTCCTCGACGGCCGTACGGTCGTCGCCATCGCGCACCGCCTGCACACCGCCCACGACGCCGACGTCATCGCCGTCGTCGAGAACGGCCGCATCAGCGAACTGGGCAGCCACGCGGAACTGGTCGCCGCGGACGGGGCGTACGCGGCGTTGTGGAGGTCCTGGCACGGGTGAGCCGGGCGGCAGGAGCGGGCGATTGCGCCGGCGGCCGAGGGCGAGCGGGACCGGCTGTCGGCTGCCGAAGGCGAGCGGGAACGGCTGTCGGCTGCCGAAAGCGAGCGCGCGGCGCCGTCCGGCCGAGGCGAGCGGGCGGGGCCGTCCGGGGCTGACGGCGAGGGCGCGGCGCCGTCCGGCCGAGGCGAGCAGGCGGCGCTCCCGGCGGTCGGTGCCGCGGCGGAGGTCCTGCCGGGGGCGTCGCCCGCCCAGCCCGCCCAAGGCGCCCTCGCGTGCGAGGTGGGGCGCCCCGCCCTCGGGCCCTTGCCGTTGCGCGGTTCCGAACAGGGGTGGAAGGCTGGATAGCGGCGGCGCCGTTTCGGGGGCGCACCCGCGGTCCGTGGCGGGTGGAGTCCGTGTCCACGGCGCGGACGGTCGCGGTCCGCCGCCCGCCGCGGTGAGAACGGTCCCGTCCCCACCCCCTGGAGGTACCCGTGAACAGCGCCGACGGATGGGGAGACGACGTCTACCAGCCCGACGCGTCCGACCAACGCGAGGACACGGGCTTGCTCGACGCCGAAGACACCCTGGAGTACGACGGTGTCGACAATCCCCTCGACCGGGGCTGGTCCCCTCCGGAGCGACCGTGGGCGGTGGAGCACATCGGTGTGACGGCGGCCGAGCGCCGGGCCGGGGAGACGCTGGACCAGCGGCTGGCCGAAGAGCAGCCCGACCTCGCCGAGCCGGACGGTGACGGTATCGGCGACACGGCGGACACGGACGGCGAGCTGCTGGACAACGAGGTCGGCGCCGCCCGTTCGGGCCGTCTCGTCGCCCCCGACGAAGGCGCGCACGAGGACGAGGAGGCCGCGCTGGTCGCCACGGACGTCGGCATCGACGGCGCCGCCGCCTCCGCGGAGGAGGCCGCCGTGCACATCGTCGACGAGGAGTCCCTTCCCGGCTGAGCGCGCCGGCCGCGAACCCCGCCCCCTGTCCCCGCCCCACCTGGAGCAGCCATGCAGCAGGACAAGCACCCCGACTACCACCCCGTCGTCTTCCGTGACCGGGCCGCCGGCTACGCCTTCCTGACCCGGTCCACCGCGACCAGCGACCAGACCATCGAATGGGACGACGGCGAGACCTACCCGGTGGTGGACGTGGAGATCTCCTCCGAGAGCCACCCCTTCTACACCGGCAAGGCCCGCACGGTGGACACCGAGGGCCGCATAGCCCGCTTCGAGCGGCGCTACGGCGAGGGCACTCGCCCGCAGGGCTGATCCCGCCGGCCGGCATCGGTGCGCCGAACGGCAACGGCCCTGCGGGCGGCAACGGGCCGCCCGTGGCGCGGCGCTCAGATCACATTGAGCGCGGCCGCCCCGCCCACTCCCCCGAGCAGCATGAACGCCGGCATCAGCACCTTCAGCTCCACCCAGCCGCCCGCCCGGAACCGCATGGCCCTCGGCGGGCCGACCGGGTACCAGCGCTTGCGTCCCACCGGGATCGGCCACAGGATCGGGCAGCCCGACACCGTCAGCGCGTCCCCGATGTCGTGCACCAGCGCGCCCAGCACCACCGGCAGTCCGAGCCACAGGTACTCCTGCCCCGGCGCCGAGAACAGCCAGTCCGCCCCGTTGCCCGGTTTGTCCAGGATCCCGGCGATGATCCACGCGCTGGTCGCGGCCAGCAGCCACACCAGGACGTCGCTGCTGGAGCCGCGCGTCGCCCGCCACAGCAGGCCCTCGATCGCCAGCACCATGTGCACGAAGAGGATCGCGAGCACCGCCCAGCGCTCCCCCGTGATCGCCAGCACCGAGGTGCCGCCACCGATCAGCACCGCCCACAGCCAGGTGTGCGTCAAGGTGCGGTGCCCGCCGGAGCGCCGCGGGTCGCCCTGCTTCCTGGTGGCCTTGTAGACGGCGTACGAGAGCTTGTCCACGATCTCGCACAGGCCCCGCGAGAGGGGGCCGAAGGCCCGCGAGATGGTCGCGGCCTTGTGGTCGAGGTCGGGGGCGAGCGCGGCACCCGCGCAGATCAGGGCGCCCGCCAGCAGCACCGGCCACGGCATGGCGTGCCCCGCCGCCGCGGCGGCCGCTCCGACGCCGAGCCAGGCGGCGGCTCCGGAGAGTGAGTGTGCTGGTCCCATCATCGCCGCTGTCCGCCCCGTTCCTCGTCCGCCGCTGTCCAGTTGACCGCGTGTGCTGATGCCACGTCGGCGACACAGCGTAGCGTTCGCGATCTTCGTACGGGCATCCGATTGCCGCATCGGGCGGGAGGCCAGGCAAGATGGGGGCGTGACCCTCATCGATCAGCTGCCGCCGACCGCCGACCCCGACGCCCTGTACGAAGCCTTCGAGTCGTGGACTCAGGAGCGCGGCCTCACCCTCTATCCCCACCAGGAGGAGGCGCTGATCGAGGTGGTCTCCGGGGCGAACGTGATCGTCTCGACGCCGACCGGCTCCGGCAAGAGCATGATCGCCGCCGGCGCGCACTTCGCCGCGCTCGCCCGCGACGAGGTCACCTTCTACACCGCTCCGATCAAGGCGCTGGTCTCGGAGAAGTTCTTCGAGCTGTGCAAGCT includes:
- a CDS encoding ABC transporter ATP-binding protein; translated protein: MIGVAPPEYDPAAPTTASTLPVGAPATVRAYVAELFRRHRRAFLLLIGVNTVAVVASMAGPYLLGGLVERVSDGERELRLGLTATLFVVVLVVQAGFVHQVRLRGAMLGERMLADLREDFLVRSVGLPPGVLERAGTGDLLSRITTDIDRLANAMREAVPQLAIGVVWVGLLLGGLVVTAPPLAAAVLLALPLLVAGCRWYFRRAPSAYRSESAGYAAVAAALAETVDAGHTIEAHRLRRRRVELSERRIREWTAWERYTLWLRSVLFPVINLTHVTVLGSVLMIGGVFVLQGWLDVGQLTTGALIAQMLVDPVGLILRWYDELQIAQVSLARLVGVRDIEPDAGDASVLPDGRDVHADRVRFGYLQGVDVLREVSLKVAPGTRLALVGPSGAGKSTLGRLLAGIYAPRDGRITLGGAELSRMPAERVRSHVALVNQEHHVFVGSLRDNLLLARTDATDAELWAALGAVDADGWARALDDGLDTEVGSGGLALTPAQAQQIALARLVLADPHTLVLDEATSLLDPRAARHLERSLARVLDGRTVVAIAHRLHTAHDADVIAVVENGRISELGSHAELVAADGAYAALWRSWHG
- a CDS encoding DUF5709 domain-containing protein, which encodes MNSADGWGDDVYQPDASDQREDTGLLDAEDTLEYDGVDNPLDRGWSPPERPWAVEHIGVTAAERRAGETLDQRLAEEQPDLAEPDGDGIGDTADTDGELLDNEVGAARSGRLVAPDEGAHEDEEAALVATDVGIDGAAASAEEAAVHIVDEESLPG
- a CDS encoding type B 50S ribosomal protein L31, whose protein sequence is MQQDKHPDYHPVVFRDRAAGYAFLTRSTATSDQTIEWDDGETYPVVDVEISSESHPFYTGKARTVDTEGRIARFERRYGEGTRPQG
- a CDS encoding metal-dependent hydrolase yields the protein MMGPAHSLSGAAAWLGVGAAAAAAGHAMPWPVLLAGALICAGAALAPDLDHKAATISRAFGPLSRGLCEIVDKLSYAVYKATRKQGDPRRSGGHRTLTHTWLWAVLIGGGTSVLAITGERWAVLAILFVHMVLAIEGLLWRATRGSSSDVLVWLLAATSAWIIAGILDKPGNGADWLFSAPGQEYLWLGLPVVLGALVHDIGDALTVSGCPILWPIPVGRKRWYPVGPPRAMRFRAGGWVELKVLMPAFMLLGGVGGAAALNVI